The Melitaea cinxia chromosome 9, ilMelCinx1.1, whole genome shotgun sequence DNA segment catcaatatgggtatcaaatgaaagtgctcaaccagtataatcaatgtactatataaaattaaaatccaagatggcggcctctacaaaatggcggataacttaggttttatcaatcccatcaacatgggtatcaaatgaaaggtctcaacaagtagaatacaatttactatgcaaaattgaaatctaagctggccgccgctaccaaatgtctgataaaaaaattttatcaatcccaccaatatgggtatcaaataaaagggcttgacaagaagaatacagtgcactatacaacctcaatatttaagatgggccttgcaataatgaagcactaaatgaattaaacagaatgcgaaataaaaactaaaaactagaaaataaaaataggtaaaaaaactttttaagttaaacggttttatgttaaacgtacattgcaatgtttaagataaatgtactaaaaaccaaaaaataataaaatagatacagtcgtgggaattataaacatatgcatagactagactaaaataaaaccgtggggcacgtcaattgtctacaaattatcgacttaatgtgcgatagaagaatcgtttaattcgtcgttaaaataggcagttggcccgcagacggtgaggaataaacatatgataaaagtactactcgctcaccactatgaaaccctaaaactcgcttataatcgagcttgctagcttgattccacattctagccctacttatcacacgtccatcgttgtcggttgaacaactgcctaattatagtgtaacattacaaaacaaacattttaatcaacgattgtagacaattgacgtgccccacggttttattttagtctagtctatgcatatgtttataattcccacgactgtatctattttattattttttggtttttagtacatttatcttaaacattgcaatgtacgtttaacataaaaccgtttaacttaaaaagtttttttacctatttttatttcctttgaTAATATCAAGTTTTAGCCTGGCAACAAAATCTAATCATACGATTATTGTGTAATAAACTTAATCGTTAACTTTGTTTATTCATAAGACTAATATGGGTGTATTCGTAACGTAAATACACATATCACCATATTCTAAtgtaattatacataatttatatttgtttatgcCATCGGTATAATTCCGCAATTTTGGTGTAGTAGGTTCTTGTACTCGACTACCGGTTTTGAGGAGGAACTGGTCAACTTTTTGTACACCCAAATGCTTATTTGCTTATTCGTCCGCTTCTGgaaattttctttattgattttacATAAGAATTAATGTAGTTCAAATAATGTTGTGTATAACGATTtgcaaaactattttttttaattgttacggAAGTCGTAAATTACAGATAATGTTATTCCAAATATCTAGatcattttttaaatctcaAGCGATGCTATTAAAGAATTCCGATAGAAAATGTGGGAAAAGTCGCATTTTTTGTTCCTGAATTTGAATGTAACCCTTACCTTGATAAAGAACGTTTCGATATCACGATCAATGTAtatgatttattgtttttttttttttaattatttttagaaccGCTGAGGCAATGGGCGGTAGTATGACGTTCCAAGAGGCTCTCAAAAAGAGGCTGGATATAATTAGACCTAATGTTAGTCAAATTAAAGAATTTCTAGATACGTTCCCGATTCATCTAACACCTGGAATTCCGTAAGTAGCCTTTGGATCCTTCAATCACGcttaaataagaataaagtaATAGTACCTACATTACTAATAAAcgttaaaatattctattaaataaaaaagattctGATTTATCACATTTTTCTGTAAATACAACATGTAGTAGGGTACTTTTGTTTCAAAAGTAGCTAAATTTTGCAAAACTCGGCTTAAAAAACCATTTACAGTATTTCAACAAACTCGATTATCAAATATGATAAACATTCAAGTAAATGATATGTAAAATCGGTAAATGATATTCAAAACCGGTAGATTTCAGTTTGGTGGCACGTCGACCCCGGCTGATTTCACTGAATTCATTTCGtactgataaaaattaaaaatcacgaATTAACCGGCTTGAAGCTAAAGATGTAGACGTGAAGGtgaaaagtataataaatttaccCGGAGAATTATCTAAcgccgtatatatatatatatatattttaaattttctaacgTAGAAACCTAATCTTGACAATGACGAACCCAAAAAATCTCCAATTTTTTTGCAGTTGTTCAGTAGTTttgcgcgtacatacatgtcgccaattcaatattttttatatcgatTTTAACATAAAAGAACTCACTCAACATTTACAGATAATCAAATTAAATGTAGCGTTCTATGTCAtggcttttttttttcatgacgTGTtaatgtttgtgtgtatgtactTGTTTTTACCTATacgcaataaataataatttacctcAAAGTTAAGAAACTTAACTTCTGTTGTTTTTGTATATgaatataacaaattatatttgtttattttaatgcgCCAAGTTCTAGACCGTAAAGTCTCTCTAGAGGAAACTCTAAAGGGAccgttaaaaagttaaaaagctATAGACTATGAAACAACGACCTGTAGTAATAATACAGTAATAATAAAGCAGATGGAACTAGTGGTTAAACAagtttaactataaaattatttgcttGTTTCCAGTGAATTAGTTAAAACATTACAAGAGAGAGGCGTCGAAGTATACCTAGTGTCTGGTGGGTTCAGAAGTTTAATAGAGCCGGTTGCGGTGCATCTTGGGATCCCTACGCGCAACGTATACGCTAATAgacttaaattcttttttaatggtaagttaaacttataatatttctttgtttatcATTAGTagattaaacattataaaacggTCAgcaaaactttataattttttttctcgcattaaaaattaatcaatgcTAGTATACTtacaataagttaaaaaaaaaaaaaaaaactgtgtcaAAAGTGTATCATTAATAACAAGATAAAATTGCATggcaacattaaaatataaaaatagagatTGAGTATCAagcaatataataagtattatatacataattatattaaaatttgaaataggCGATTTATGcgcaataaaacaaaaaataaacattaatattagcTATCATGTTATTCATTATtgttatcaattaatatttactagTAATTTtcgggttatatctaataatgcgtatttacttgactattttttcgtcgatttacgttgtaAGTTGTTgtaccgtataacttttcactgggtcacgattttgatgattcttattttaattgaaagctgatacttttgtttgtagtccCATTCAAATTTGGTCGAGATCTGAAGACTGctttttgtgtaatctttgataacgggAATTTACCTGACTATTTCTTTATCTTTGATGGTTCATGTTAtgtacttgtcaatataattgaagtcgttttttttttcgtttgcgagcaaacacaattgttatcAGTACGAAATGAATTCAGCGAAATCAGCCGGGTTCGACGCGATAGCCACCAAAGTGGAATTTACCGGTTTTGCATATCATTTACTTGAATGTTTATCATATTTAGTAATCGAGTTTGTTGTACAAAATTTACatggtttttaaaaaaaaagtgccGATTGTATTTACAGAAAAATGTGATAAATCAGTaacaattttcttatttaaaggcacatttaaaaaatatatataaatcaatattagcTATCATATTAGTCATCATTATTATCAATCATTTAGcgattataggtatatataatcttaatacCAGAACTTAATACAGAACACTTTTGTCTGTTCGTCATGAAGAAGAAGTTTTTTCTGCTCGTTTTTGTGTTTTTTCTGctcgtttttgtttttttctggaatgcacaaaaaattatctataagGATGATATACGGTTTTTATAGAATAATCTAACTCAAAaactgtttgttatattattaaaaactttaatatattgtatactaGCCATCAAGTTATAACAGCTAAAAATAAATGCTTATCCATCCGAAACCATCCAATACCTAGCAATGATGAAATATAAGCAGGGAATAACAATTAATCAGTTATATTCTCGTACATACCagtatataacaaacaaaagcATAATTTTCATGTTGATAAACACTGGGGCACGCCTCCAGAGAACGAGGTTATGTGTTATCAATATCGTGGAACTGAGACGCAATGCGTGCTCACAACCGTTGAcccttaaataatatattaataagttttaaatttcattatatatttgttgtatCAGCGCTATTGCATGATCTATTTATCTGATCGCGTTTTAATATGTTGCTAACCCAGTTGCTTTTCTATTCATGATAGGGTTTAGAAGGATGAAATAATCATTcactattttttatgtcacgTGTTCGTCTTGGGTCATTTATATATTGTCTTTTAATCCAATCACAGCCATTTAAGTAAACTGGTTTGATCGAGATATGTCAGCAGATAAAGCCAAATCAGTAATTGCcataatacgtaaatattttaaaaagctcCTTGACTTATGCATCGTACTCTAGTCATAAATCGTATAAACAACTAGTAGAAACTAGAtacgtataatttaaaatggtaAGATTATTGGGGATAAGTAGATTTGCAAATACTAAACCTGTTAATGGTAGTAATAAAGACTTTGCTATTACCAAAATTTATTCTCTAAATTAATGTGTTAAAGTATCATGCGTCGAGTACAGGCAGTCCTCGTACTTACGACATGTTAGGTTCTCGAAATACGCGACGTAAATCGAAACGACTTAAGTCgactcatattttttatatctcaaaatttaaaaaaaaaatactgcattTCTAACAAAAGatatacatactttattatCAAAAGTAAGTTTTCTAATTAGTTATGTACTTATGAAATTGCTAGTTATTTTTCGTATTtgtgtgttattaatttaaataataatgataaatctttaattatcaaaatatttaataagaaataataaattaaacttttggCTTAAAGAAACTATCCATTCTAGATTGCTTCGCTTCTTTCTTCTTGCTATCATACAGGTTTTGGTAACACTGAGAGGCTgcacaaattttgttattaagatTAAAACTTCTCTGTTAACAAGTCAATTCTCCTATGCCGAAAATCGAAAAAATTGACGTAAGCTTGAGGAATAGTGTCAAAACATTGTTCGACGTAACTTGAAATGACGTAAATCGAAACGACGACGTAAGTCGAGGACTGcctgtagttatttatttttatttacactattttgCGTTCTGAATACAAAGCTGATATAGTTAAGACGGGTTTTTAAAGCTTTAGTTTAATATTGCATTAGTATAAATGTATTAGcacaaaaaataaagtcgatCTTCCAATAAAATTAAGCTTATAACTTGATTGTCAAAGATCCAATGATTACGTtagtttcttatttatttttttaactcttattctatttattgcttttttatatttgaaagcctaacaaaatataacaatgcTTAGTATtatggtaaatatttttaaattcatttgtttttctataaatgatttataatattatactatcAAAATTTTTCTCCCGCTGTTTGACATCCAGCTATCACGATAAGGATATTATTTCATTCGCAatcatttttatctataaaaacatAAGTCTTTTTCCAGCTGTAgtgattaaattattgtaatattttctgATGTGTCTTTATAAGATATATGTAGATTGTGCTTgtcgattatttatttgattatttatagatcatccgttttttatttattttatcagtatAAAGTGAATTCATCGACTTTATACTATTCCCTGTACTTGTATTGAAGTTGTTTACTTCACGTACTCCTTTCTTAACCGTTGGTGGTTGAATACATACATGTTACAAGTTTTTAAAGTCATTGAAATCATATTACATCtctatagaaattattttttttaatttctcgtAAGTCAAAATGTTTATACCAGGTACATTCAAATCTattaattctaatatttatccgtcaactcgcattggagcagcgtggtggattaagctctgatccttcacctacgttgggaaagaggcctatgcccagccgtggaatattacaggctgaagcgtaacattCAAATTTGTTTCAAACGCTTAACATAGCAGAGATGCAGAGTAGACATTATAATATGTTAGAAAACGAAGtatgtaaattacaatatttctatttttcataGAAACTAACTCAGCgaaataatatatgattatttacTTGTTGAATCATCGTGTAAGATAAAACTTGATATGTGCGGTAATATTtgatacattatatttataattaaaccaTATTTCTTGTGTAATAGTTTACTATCTGCAGTAATGATTAGAAGTAGCGCTAGATATAGTCTTATGCAgtgctaaataaatatatggatgaaaattgatacaaaatgaatataacaaacaactttatctaggtttgaatattttttattgttttcgttTATCTAGTTATATGGTAGATATTGCAGTGAAAATTGCAAAcggttttatacaaaatttgaaaacttcaattacttttacatttttattgacgTATTAATTAAAACCGGTTTTGTTAAGGACGTTGTTGttacatttatatcaaaacatgtaatagataacaaaataggtaaattgtatttgtattttccTGTTACGTTAATTGAAGGGGAATTCCAAAGATTTCGTAATAATTACCTCTATGAACtttgttatttacttataagttattcttaatattttgttatatcatACGTggtcatccataaattacgtctcACACGACGTAATTGTCACACGAGAAAGGATAGGGTGGGGTCAAAAATTTTGTGACGTCACTAATGAGTATgtgagtattaaaatataataataaacggaaataaaaataatatcgaaaCTGATGTGAAAAGttgcaaaatatgtgacgtaATATATGGATAGTATCTAATGATAATGTTTAGAAACAGGTTAGTAAACAATTTTAACTTATATATGTGGTCAAAAATAAGGGTATTAAATAACACTAAGGGTAATAAAACTACGTGGGcttactatattataataatattgctttgtatttcttatttacggttttaagtttaatattacaaataatgtcatttaatttttttttttaaatggattaagattatacaataaagtataaataaataaaaataaataatcgtttaAGTTTATTGACAtgtgacaataaaataaacttaataaatatatttttttccttaaatctaatcttgttgaaaaaaataaacaacttatatgtacctatatttttatattatatattccacTGGTTTGTTTTCTCCGTTTGCACGATTTACTTCTTCCGCTTTCCCAacgtaagtctgagaatcggccaacatctatttttcattcccctaagttatagggggggggggggggggggttagaaggttaataaaatatatggcaaaacaacggggtcagctagtatactagtataattttgttgccaattaaTCAAACATTCATGGTCCAAACTGAATCATTCATTTATGTAATCGACTTTATGCCAGCGCTGACCCGCCCATCTATCTACCTTTGTATCTGCATGATTTATTTATAGTCTGAGGTTTATTCTCgccaaaacaattttttttattatctttaaatattgttaCCGTGTTCtacaatcaaaaataataatgaaaacaatCGCAAACCGCGATCAGTATAagtatttgacttttttttttaattttgtcattttatatgacatcgggtaatcaaaattaatgataaaGTAACGTAACACACCCCCACTGGATTGACATTTGACCTGACTCATGTGATACGCAATACGCATACCTACATTTCTTGTCTTGTTTGCCATCACAGAGAAATCACTTTTATACgtccaacgaaaaaaaaaccttacgaCAATGAAATAAGATATAAATTCAATGTTAATACACTTTTACGAATAGAATGGtaatgagaaataaataatatagtttgaGCTGtacaatatctttttatttgtatgatgAAATGTAAATCATTATGAAGGAAAAACAATAGATATCGTTCACGACACGAATGCGTGCGCACTCAGGCAAATCTTTACGCAAATGTAAACTGGGCCACGGATTATGGTACGTCTTGGTTTTAAAtgcattgttttaaaaatagtaatttatagGATTTATCAATTTAGGCCATGAAAACGAGACTAGCTTatcttcataattttttaattatattattaaatacgaaGAGTCAAAGATTTAGTTTCATAAGTCAGGGATTGATTCGCGATTTTGCCTCTAACTTTCGGAATCTTAAAGTTTtgtttcaacaaaaataaacgtatttttttttctcaaatctATGTATCATAAAAATAGTGGCTTTTATCGTTAAAATAAAGAcagtattgtaaataaatgttttgtttgcgatgcttttgtTACGATTTATTTCGTATCATAGATTATATATACAGTTTATTATGCTATAATCTAAATGTAAAATGATATATGATTAGAGTATCATTTAATCTATTCAGCCGTGTCAATCCAATTTAGGTATTTTTGCTTTTTTGCGATAGTaatcttgaaaaaaatatatttattttttgtataaacaaaagatacggatttaatatttatcgttCGATATTTGAAatgcaaattttattgaaagaaaacgcgcaaaattttgataaaattaattttatttcaaaattgttttcattttgttataaatatacttcctaataaacttatttttttgagataagataaaaaaatacattgattTATTGATTCAGTTGTGTTGTCAAAGTCGCCGTGTCAATTAAAAGGGTAACAACATTGCGTTCAAATGAAGAGATGACGCACATTGGTTTGGGTTAAGTGGTCGGGTTAACAAATAAGATGTTTGAAACTGTCATTTTCAATACGTTCTGCTTTACGCACAAACACcatttaatagaatttttatgcTACGATGTCGTTCTAAAAGCAAGTAAAATGCGTTTCCAATgagttttagaaataaataatttaaggcaatgttttttattttgttgattttactTAGCACTTCTGCTCAGCAGAGTCTACGTCTCGAATCCATAACAAACataatgcattatttattaGACATGATCCAAAAGGCCGGAATAAATTGAACTTTGAATTTGACTTTCTATAaaaacagattttttaaataaataactttatacgtTCGGGTAGTGAGCTTGGTTTGGTAACGGTtacaacaatataatatattttttgtttttttacaggCGAATATGCAGGTTTCGATGAAAATGAACCAACTTCAAGATCGGGAGGAAAGGGGATAGTGATCAGGCGGCTTAAGGAACAACATGGCTACCAGAGGCTCGTGATGATTGGAGATGGCGCCACTGACGCTGAAGCTAGTCCCCCCGCTGATGCTTTTATtggtaaataacaatattattatgtaacaataaagctaattatatatttaatacaaactaTGTACTATAAGTCTTGCTATAGTACTAgctattttttaaatcagtatATAATTTCGGACTATATTATGGTAATGGGTTTTCTagtattagcattctgcacttcttctctatataaactataagtttgcgaaatttcatactcctccgtctacGCAATTTTCTCAGAAAGGGGTAATAtgttttgcttcacgtattaatatatacattggAAGAGAAGACTACTTCTAGAAGTAGCCATACCAAAATGTATGTAGCCATACCAAAATTTCTACGATAAGTTtgcaatatatttgtaatttccTTGGTTTTGCATATTCTTATATGCAGTGTTGGTTGTTTGACACAATTTCCATAACACCCAAAAAACGAGTATTGTGTATTATGTGAAGTtattcataacaaaaaaaattattgtgacTTAAAAGCATGTATCT contains these protein-coding regions:
- the LOC123656363 gene encoding phosphoserine phosphatase — protein: MIICSLKNNLQLATLKTLSLVSISVMSPQQTVQELFRTADCVCFDVDSTVIQDEGIDELAKFCGKGEEVKKLTAEAMGGSMTFQEALKKRLDIIRPNVSQIKEFLDTFPIHLTPGIPELVKTLQERGVEVYLVSGGFRSLIEPVAVHLGIPTRNVYANRLKFFFNGEYAGFDENEPTSRSGGKGIVIRRLKEQHGYQRLVMIGDGATDAEASPPADAFIGFGGNVVREEVKKRAAWYVTSFQELLSSLSIQTK